A stretch of Bacillus pseudomycoides DNA encodes these proteins:
- a CDS encoding aldo/keto reductase family oxidoreductase: protein MKRIQMANNLEFSRIIQGFWRLAAWNMSKQELLSFIENCMDMGITTFDHADIYGGYTCESLFGESLQLKTSLRESMQIVTKCGIAPSSPKFPERYVTHYNTSVEHIVKSVEQSLQNLHTDYIDLLLIHRPDPFMDPSEVAEAFTRLQQDGKVRHFGVSNFLPSQFNMLSSYLDFPLITNQIEVSAMQLEHFEKGTIDLCQEKRINPMIWSPLAGGEIFTGQNERAIRLRETLQKIANELNVDSIDIVMYAWILAHPANMMPIIGSGKLERVKTAIEATKLTLDRQQWFTIFESSNGHPVP from the coding sequence ATGAAACGAATTCAGATGGCTAATAACCTTGAATTTTCTCGTATCATTCAAGGATTTTGGCGTTTAGCAGCATGGAATATGTCAAAACAAGAATTACTTTCTTTCATCGAAAATTGTATGGATATGGGAATTACAACTTTTGATCACGCCGATATTTACGGGGGATATACGTGCGAATCGTTATTTGGGGAATCATTACAATTAAAGACTTCTTTACGTGAAAGTATGCAAATTGTCACAAAATGTGGAATCGCTCCCTCATCACCAAAATTTCCAGAACGATATGTTACTCACTATAATACTAGTGTTGAACATATCGTGAAAAGTGTAGAACAGTCGCTACAAAACTTACATACCGATTATATTGATTTGCTACTCATTCATCGCCCTGACCCATTTATGGATCCAAGTGAAGTGGCAGAAGCTTTCACACGTTTACAGCAAGATGGAAAAGTACGTCATTTTGGCGTATCTAATTTTTTACCATCTCAGTTTAATATGCTTAGCTCATATTTAGATTTCCCGCTCATTACAAACCAAATTGAAGTATCTGCGATGCAGCTTGAACATTTTGAAAAAGGTACAATTGACTTATGCCAAGAGAAAAGAATTAATCCCATGATTTGGTCTCCTCTTGCTGGTGGAGAAATCTTTACAGGACAAAATGAACGTGCTATACGCTTACGAGAAACTTTACAAAAGATTGCAAATGAATTAAATGTTGATAGCATCGATATTGTCATGTATGCATGGATACTTGCTCACCCAGCAAACATGATGCCAATCATTGGTTCTGGTAAATTAGAACGCGTGAAGACGGCGATCGAAGCTACAAAACTTACATTAGATCGTCAACAATGGTTTACCATCTTTGAAAGTTCGAATGGGCATCCCGTACCTTAA